A portion of the Lolium rigidum isolate FL_2022 chromosome 1, APGP_CSIRO_Lrig_0.1, whole genome shotgun sequence genome contains these proteins:
- the LOC124685089 gene encoding U-box domain-containing protein 70-like isoform X1 has product MEAEDERAAEAQREKEAGNDAYRKLFLETAVLHYTRGAALDPRDISFLTNRAAAYLLMSKYKECVRDCDDAVERGRELRADNRLLARALSRKASALLKLAACAGDYAPAIRALQQSLAEHYSLETLAKLDEAESGRKEIEEQERLDQEAADHHRHKGNEFFQKKKYQEAADHYTEAIKKNPNDPRVFSNRAQSHIYLRNLSEGLEDAEKCIELDPTFLKGYLRKANAQFLMDDYESALATYIEGLKCDPNSLGAIDGLRRCAACIKRSDGGDFGPEDLKEILGDLRSDNDLRNKLKKTMEEVAVFKQEASDERLRRIESERMARTSENLYLNQVQQRKETEEFLSKIQEELQQLKVRQDEVIEELQKANEHNESLQHQISESKDHYDWLLSEHDHLLHERNRSVREVEELRQRRGQILSVLVTAMHCEFSPSELERATENFSSLRKIGEGGFGCVYQGVLRNMTVAIKVLRPDGLQGQSQFEQEVTILSRVRHPNLVTLLGACSELSTLVYEFLPNGSLEDFLVCQDKRATLTWQIRVRIIAEICSALIFLHENKPHPIVHADLKPSNILLDVNLVSKLSDFGISRLLIQSSNDNTTMYRTMHPLGTPAYMDPEFLATGEMTPRSDVYSFGIIVMRLLTGKPPVGVKRIVEDAMMQGNLNSVIDTSAGEWPAVHVQQLAHLALGCTEPSRRCRPDLSGELWRALESMRDDATSSSPSSSRSVLDESSIPSYFICPISQDVMNDPHIAADGFTYEGDLIRSWLNTGSDTSPMTNLPLEHDELIPNLALRSAIQEWHQQKNTVPQ; this is encoded by the exons ATGGAGGCGGAGGACGAgcgggcggcggaggcgcagCGGGAGAAGGAGGCCGGCAACGACGCCTACCGCAAGCTCTTCCTCGAGACGGCCGTGCTCCACTACACCCGCGGCGCCGCCCTCGACCCCCGCGACATCTCCTTCCTCACCAACCGCGCCGCCGCCTACCTCCTCATGTCCAAG TACAAGGAGTGCGTGAGGGACTGCGACGACGCGGTGGAGAGAGGCAGGGAGCTCCGCGCCGACAACCGGCTGCTCGCGCGGGCCTTGTCGCGGAAGGCGTCGGCGCTGCTCAAGCTCGCGGCCTGTGCCGGGGACTACGCGCCGGCGATCAGGGCGCTGCAGCAGTCGCTGGCCGAGCACTACAGCTTGGAGACGCTCGCCAAGCTGGATGAGGCTGAgagcggcaggaaggagatcgagGAGCAGGAACGGCTAGATCAGGAAGCGGCCGACCACCACCGCCACAAAG GCAATGAATTCTTCCAGAAGAAAAAATACCAGGAAGCAGCAGATCACTATACTGAAGCTATTAAAAAGAACCCAAATGATCCCAGA GTCTTCAGCAACAGAGCTCAATCACACATCTATCTACGAAATCTTTCTGAAGGTTTAGAAGATGCAGAAAAATGTATTGAGCTGGATCCTACATTTCTGAAAGGCTACTTGCGTAAAGCAAATGCCCAATTTCTCATGGATGACTATGAGAGTGCTCTGGCAACTTACATAGAGGGTTTGAAGTGTGACCCAAACAGTCTTGGTGCAATTGATGGCTTAAGAAG ATGTGCGGCTTGCATTAAGAGGTCTGATGGCGGTGATTTTGGGCCTGAGGATTTGAAAGAAATCTTG GGAGATCTTCGTTCAGACAATGATTTGCGTAACAAACTAAAAAAAACCATGGAAGAAGTTGCAGTATTCAAGCAGGAAGCCTCTGACGAGCGCTTGAGGCGGATTGAATCTGAACGGATG GCCAGGACATCAGAGAACTTGTACTTAAACCAGGTCCAACAGAGGAAAGAAACTGAGGAATTTCTTTCCAAAATACAAGAAGAGTTGCAACAACTTAAAGTACGGCAAGATGAGGTCATTGAGGAACTGCAGAAAGCCAATGAGCATAATGAGAGTCTTCAACATCAGATCTCTGAATCCAAAGACCATTACGACTGGCTTCTATCAGAACACGATCACTTGCTACATGAACGGAATCGTTCAGTCAGAGAAGTTGAAGAATTACGTCAGAGAAGAGGGCAGATTCTTTCAGTTTTGGTAACAGCAATGCACTGTGAGTTTTCACCATCTGAACTGGAGCGTGCAACAGAAAATTTCAGTAGTTTACGGAAGATTGGAGAAGGTGGGTTTGGCTGTGTATACCAAGGTGTCCTCCGGAACATGACAGTTGCAATAAAGGTGCTGAGACCTGATGGTTTGCAAGGACAATCACAGTTCGAACAAGAG GTTACCATCCTTAGTAGAGTGAGACACCCCAACCTGGTAACTCTGCTAGGAGCTTGCTCAGAGTTGTCTACACTTGTCTACGAATTCTTGCCAAATGGTAGCCTTGAAGATTTTCTTGTATGTCAGGATAAGAGAGCAACTCTGACATGGCAGATTCGTGTCCGAATTATTGCCGAGATATGTTCAGCTCTTATCTTTCTGCATGAGAATAAACCTCACCCAATTGTTCATGCGGATCTCAAGCCTTCCAACATTCTCCTTGATGTTAACTTAGTCAGTAAGCTAAGTGACTTTGGTATTTCTCGCCTGCTAATCCAGTCCAGTAACGACAACACTACCATGTACCGCACCATGCATCCTTTGGGAACTCCTGCGTACATGGACCCTGAATTTCTTGCCACTGGAGAGATGACACCTCGCTCCGATGTTTATTCTTTTGGGATCATAGTCATGCGCCTTTTAACTGGAAAGcctcctgttggtgtaaaaaggaTTGTggaagatgccatgatgcaaggtAACCTGAACTCTGTAATTGATACCTCAGCTGGAGAGTGGCCTGCTGTGCACGTCCAGCAGTTAGCACACCTGGCTCTAGGATGCACTGAGCCAAGCAGGAGGTGCCGTCCTGATCTTTCAGGTGAGCTGTGGAGAGCACTTGAATCCATGAGAGATGATGCAACATCATCTTCGCCTTCATCTTCAAGATCAGTGCTTGATGAAAGCAGCATACCATCATACTTCATCTGCCCTATATCTCAG GATGTCATGAATGATCCTCACATTGCAGCGGACGGTTTCACCTATGAAGGCGATTTGATCCGGAGCTGGCTCAATACCGGCAGCGACACATCTCCAATGACCAACTTGCCGCTTGAACATGACGAGCTCATCCCCAATCTCGCCCTTCGCTCTGCCATTCAGGAATGGCATCAACAGAAAAACACAGTACCGCAATAA
- the LOC124685089 gene encoding U-box domain-containing protein 70-like isoform X2: MEAEDERAAEAQREKEAGNDAYRKLFLETAVLHYTRGAALDPRDISFLTNRAAAYLLMSKYKECVRDCDDAVERGRELRADNRLLARALSRKASALLKLAACAGDYAPAIRALQQSLAEHYSLETLAKLDEAESGRKEIEEQERLDQEAADHHRHKGNEFFQKKKYQEAADHYTEAIKKNPNDPRVFSNRAQSHIYLRNLSEGLEDAEKCIELDPTFLKGYLRKANAQFLMDDYESALATYIEGLKCDPNSLGAIDGLRRCAACIKRSDGGDFGPEDLKEILGDLRSDNDLRNKLKKTMEEVAVFKQEASDERLRRIESERMARTSENLYLNQVQQRKETEEFLSKIQEELQQLKVRQDEVIEELQKANEHNESLQHQISESKDHYDWLLSEHDHLLHERNRSVREVEELRQRRGQILSVLVTAMHCEFSPSELERATENFSSLRKIGEGGFGCVYQGVLRNMTVAIKVLRPDGLQGQSQFEQEVTILSRVRHPNLVTLLGACSELSTLVYEFLPNGSLEDFLVCQDKRATLTWQIRVRIIAEICSALIFLHENKPHPIVHADLKPSNILLDVNLVSKLSDFGISRLLIQSSNDNTTMYRTMHPLGTPAYMDPEFLATGEMTPRSDVYSFGIIVMRLLTGKPPVGVKRIVEDAMMQAGEWPAVHVQQLAHLALGCTEPSRRCRPDLSGELWRALESMRDDATSSSPSSSRSVLDESSIPSYFICPISQDVMNDPHIAADGFTYEGDLIRSWLNTGSDTSPMTNLPLEHDELIPNLALRSAIQEWHQQKNTVPQ; encoded by the exons ATGGAGGCGGAGGACGAgcgggcggcggaggcgcagCGGGAGAAGGAGGCCGGCAACGACGCCTACCGCAAGCTCTTCCTCGAGACGGCCGTGCTCCACTACACCCGCGGCGCCGCCCTCGACCCCCGCGACATCTCCTTCCTCACCAACCGCGCCGCCGCCTACCTCCTCATGTCCAAG TACAAGGAGTGCGTGAGGGACTGCGACGACGCGGTGGAGAGAGGCAGGGAGCTCCGCGCCGACAACCGGCTGCTCGCGCGGGCCTTGTCGCGGAAGGCGTCGGCGCTGCTCAAGCTCGCGGCCTGTGCCGGGGACTACGCGCCGGCGATCAGGGCGCTGCAGCAGTCGCTGGCCGAGCACTACAGCTTGGAGACGCTCGCCAAGCTGGATGAGGCTGAgagcggcaggaaggagatcgagGAGCAGGAACGGCTAGATCAGGAAGCGGCCGACCACCACCGCCACAAAG GCAATGAATTCTTCCAGAAGAAAAAATACCAGGAAGCAGCAGATCACTATACTGAAGCTATTAAAAAGAACCCAAATGATCCCAGA GTCTTCAGCAACAGAGCTCAATCACACATCTATCTACGAAATCTTTCTGAAGGTTTAGAAGATGCAGAAAAATGTATTGAGCTGGATCCTACATTTCTGAAAGGCTACTTGCGTAAAGCAAATGCCCAATTTCTCATGGATGACTATGAGAGTGCTCTGGCAACTTACATAGAGGGTTTGAAGTGTGACCCAAACAGTCTTGGTGCAATTGATGGCTTAAGAAG ATGTGCGGCTTGCATTAAGAGGTCTGATGGCGGTGATTTTGGGCCTGAGGATTTGAAAGAAATCTTG GGAGATCTTCGTTCAGACAATGATTTGCGTAACAAACTAAAAAAAACCATGGAAGAAGTTGCAGTATTCAAGCAGGAAGCCTCTGACGAGCGCTTGAGGCGGATTGAATCTGAACGGATG GCCAGGACATCAGAGAACTTGTACTTAAACCAGGTCCAACAGAGGAAAGAAACTGAGGAATTTCTTTCCAAAATACAAGAAGAGTTGCAACAACTTAAAGTACGGCAAGATGAGGTCATTGAGGAACTGCAGAAAGCCAATGAGCATAATGAGAGTCTTCAACATCAGATCTCTGAATCCAAAGACCATTACGACTGGCTTCTATCAGAACACGATCACTTGCTACATGAACGGAATCGTTCAGTCAGAGAAGTTGAAGAATTACGTCAGAGAAGAGGGCAGATTCTTTCAGTTTTGGTAACAGCAATGCACTGTGAGTTTTCACCATCTGAACTGGAGCGTGCAACAGAAAATTTCAGTAGTTTACGGAAGATTGGAGAAGGTGGGTTTGGCTGTGTATACCAAGGTGTCCTCCGGAACATGACAGTTGCAATAAAGGTGCTGAGACCTGATGGTTTGCAAGGACAATCACAGTTCGAACAAGAG GTTACCATCCTTAGTAGAGTGAGACACCCCAACCTGGTAACTCTGCTAGGAGCTTGCTCAGAGTTGTCTACACTTGTCTACGAATTCTTGCCAAATGGTAGCCTTGAAGATTTTCTTGTATGTCAGGATAAGAGAGCAACTCTGACATGGCAGATTCGTGTCCGAATTATTGCCGAGATATGTTCAGCTCTTATCTTTCTGCATGAGAATAAACCTCACCCAATTGTTCATGCGGATCTCAAGCCTTCCAACATTCTCCTTGATGTTAACTTAGTCAGTAAGCTAAGTGACTTTGGTATTTCTCGCCTGCTAATCCAGTCCAGTAACGACAACACTACCATGTACCGCACCATGCATCCTTTGGGAACTCCTGCGTACATGGACCCTGAATTTCTTGCCACTGGAGAGATGACACCTCGCTCCGATGTTTATTCTTTTGGGATCATAGTCATGCGCCTTTTAACTGGAAAGcctcctgttggtgtaaaaaggaTTGTggaagatgccatgatgcaag CTGGAGAGTGGCCTGCTGTGCACGTCCAGCAGTTAGCACACCTGGCTCTAGGATGCACTGAGCCAAGCAGGAGGTGCCGTCCTGATCTTTCAGGTGAGCTGTGGAGAGCACTTGAATCCATGAGAGATGATGCAACATCATCTTCGCCTTCATCTTCAAGATCAGTGCTTGATGAAAGCAGCATACCATCATACTTCATCTGCCCTATATCTCAG GATGTCATGAATGATCCTCACATTGCAGCGGACGGTTTCACCTATGAAGGCGATTTGATCCGGAGCTGGCTCAATACCGGCAGCGACACATCTCCAATGACCAACTTGCCGCTTGAACATGACGAGCTCATCCCCAATCTCGCCCTTCGCTCTGCCATTCAGGAATGGCATCAACAGAAAAACACAGTACCGCAATAA